A portion of the Deinococcus humi genome contains these proteins:
- the hsdR gene encoding type I restriction-modification system endonuclease: MAKLGNLAERLLPVDANTSILKVRQYAELLSQVVAARSGVWQADETQHERLARLRREGLLNDQVFRLFTTLRREGNRANHEITGTEEEARFLLRLAWQLGIWLYYTVTSQEFSTALTPDYVEPGAAGSALDLPLLEREEQVAEQATVTQLQAAEQQAAPKPAVIKAAQKAAQLVNLTEKDTRKLIDQALRDVGWEVDTKTLTYASGARPEKGRNRAIAEWPAAERTRADYVLFVGLTPVAVIEAKRKNKNAYSHLDQAERYSKFILQLEGLTLPGGPWGEYQIPFLFSTNGRPYLKQHEQFSGIWFRDARHSHNLPRVLVDWYSPEGLTKLLAHDPHAGQQSLDALPVQFAFPLRPYQRAAIQAVEAAMGRQQRQILVAMATGTGKTKTCIALIYRLLKTQRVRRVLFLVDRRSLGEQAAGAFKDTRMEGVQNFADIYNLAELGDVTPGPDTVVHVATVQSMVSRVFSPAEGQVPPAIDTYDCIVVDEAHRGYLLDREMSDTELTFRDGEDYLSKYRRVLEYFDATRIGLTATPALQTVQIFGKPVYTYAYREAVVDGYLVDHGPPERIKTELNTKGIHWDKGAAVDVFDQSTGAITTVYAPDELDFEVDAFNRQVITESFNRVVCAFLAQQLDPTSLEKTLIFCANDAHADLVVHLLKEEFAKVWGSVDNDAVAKITGTVDDPLRIIRRYKNERLPNVAVTVDLLTTGVDVPEIVNVVFLRRVRSRILYDQMLGRATRLCDRLQKTHFRIYDAVGIYDALKDITDMKPVVVDVNISFAQLIAEVQATQGEARQEALRQLTAKAQRRQRRMGEDERQDFETASGGLSVEDFLGLLREKSSEEIATWFTGHQGLTEILDQVRRGQAPPVLISNHADRFIGTETGYGDHARPEDYLDAFRAYVRDNPDAVAALTTVLTRPADLTRKDLRELELILRSRGFTPANLDTAWKAMTNQEMAGRLIGYIRQAALGEDLMPFEQRVDRALSTLLASRAWTKPQENWLRTLAKQTKANGLVDEAALDDPDFIFRREMGGSRRLDNLFGGELLKTLQQFNKAVWTA, encoded by the coding sequence GTGGCAAAACTCGGGAACCTGGCCGAGCGGCTGCTCCCTGTCGATGCCAACACGTCCATTCTCAAGGTGCGGCAGTACGCGGAGTTGCTTTCACAGGTGGTGGCCGCCCGCAGCGGCGTCTGGCAGGCGGACGAGACCCAGCATGAGCGGCTGGCTCGCCTGCGGCGCGAAGGCCTGCTCAATGACCAGGTGTTCCGGCTCTTCACCACGCTGCGCCGGGAGGGCAACCGCGCCAACCATGAGATCACCGGCACCGAAGAGGAAGCGCGCTTCCTGCTGCGCCTCGCCTGGCAACTGGGCATCTGGCTGTACTACACGGTTACCTCACAGGAGTTCTCGACGGCCCTGACGCCGGATTACGTGGAACCGGGCGCAGCTGGCAGTGCGCTGGACCTGCCCCTGCTGGAGCGAGAGGAGCAAGTCGCCGAGCAGGCAACCGTGACCCAATTGCAGGCGGCCGAGCAACAGGCGGCTCCCAAACCGGCGGTGATCAAGGCCGCGCAGAAAGCGGCGCAACTCGTCAACCTCACTGAGAAGGACACCCGCAAGCTGATTGACCAAGCCCTCCGGGACGTGGGCTGGGAGGTCGACACGAAGACCCTGACCTACGCCTCGGGCGCACGGCCGGAGAAAGGCAGGAACCGGGCGATCGCCGAGTGGCCCGCCGCAGAGAGAACCCGTGCGGACTATGTGCTGTTCGTCGGGCTGACGCCCGTAGCAGTCATCGAGGCCAAACGGAAGAACAAGAACGCGTACAGCCACCTTGACCAGGCGGAGCGGTACAGCAAATTCATCCTCCAGCTCGAAGGACTGACCCTGCCCGGAGGCCCCTGGGGGGAGTACCAGATCCCTTTTCTGTTCTCCACTAACGGCCGTCCGTACCTCAAGCAGCATGAGCAATTCAGCGGCATCTGGTTTCGCGACGCCCGGCACAGCCACAACCTGCCCCGCGTGCTGGTGGACTGGTATTCCCCCGAGGGTCTTACCAAGCTGCTCGCGCATGACCCTCACGCGGGGCAGCAGAGCCTGGACGCCCTGCCCGTTCAGTTCGCGTTTCCCCTCCGGCCATACCAGCGGGCGGCCATCCAGGCGGTGGAGGCGGCCATGGGCCGGCAGCAGCGGCAGATTCTCGTGGCGATGGCCACGGGCACCGGGAAGACGAAGACCTGTATCGCGCTGATCTACCGCCTGCTCAAGACGCAGCGGGTGCGCCGGGTGCTCTTCCTGGTGGACCGCCGCTCGCTGGGCGAACAGGCGGCAGGTGCCTTCAAGGACACCCGGATGGAAGGTGTGCAGAACTTCGCGGACATCTACAACCTCGCGGAGTTGGGGGACGTGACGCCCGGGCCAGACACCGTCGTGCATGTGGCGACGGTGCAGAGCATGGTCAGCCGGGTCTTCTCGCCGGCAGAGGGTCAGGTTCCACCGGCCATCGACACGTACGACTGCATCGTCGTGGATGAGGCCCACCGCGGCTACCTGCTGGACCGGGAGATGTCCGACACTGAACTGACCTTCCGGGACGGCGAGGACTACCTCAGCAAATACCGCCGGGTGCTGGAGTACTTCGACGCCACCCGGATCGGGTTGACGGCCACGCCGGCACTCCAGACCGTGCAGATCTTCGGCAAGCCGGTGTACACCTACGCCTACCGCGAAGCGGTGGTGGACGGCTACCTCGTGGACCACGGTCCCCCCGAGCGCATCAAGACGGAACTCAACACGAAGGGCATCCACTGGGACAAGGGGGCCGCCGTCGATGTGTTTGACCAGAGCACCGGGGCGATCACGACCGTCTACGCCCCCGATGAACTGGACTTCGAGGTCGATGCGTTCAACCGTCAGGTCATCACGGAAAGCTTCAACCGGGTGGTCTGTGCATTCCTGGCGCAACAGCTGGACCCGACGTCTCTGGAGAAGACCCTGATCTTCTGCGCCAACGACGCCCACGCGGACCTGGTGGTCCACCTTCTCAAGGAGGAGTTCGCGAAGGTTTGGGGCAGCGTGGACAACGACGCGGTGGCCAAGATCACCGGCACCGTGGATGACCCCCTGCGCATCATCCGGCGCTACAAGAACGAACGGCTGCCGAACGTGGCGGTCACGGTGGACCTGCTGACCACTGGAGTGGACGTTCCGGAAATCGTCAATGTGGTGTTCCTCCGCCGCGTCCGCAGCCGCATCCTCTACGACCAGATGCTGGGCCGCGCGACCCGGCTGTGTGACCGCCTGCAGAAAACCCACTTCCGCATCTACGACGCGGTGGGCATTTACGATGCCCTGAAAGACATCACGGACATGAAGCCGGTGGTGGTGGACGTCAACATCTCCTTCGCTCAGCTCATCGCGGAGGTGCAGGCCACGCAAGGTGAGGCCCGGCAGGAAGCCCTCCGTCAACTCACCGCCAAGGCACAGCGCCGTCAGCGCCGGATGGGGGAGGACGAACGGCAGGACTTCGAGACGGCCAGTGGAGGCCTGAGCGTTGAGGACTTCCTGGGCCTGTTGCGGGAGAAATCTTCTGAAGAAATTGCCACCTGGTTCACCGGACATCAGGGTCTGACCGAAATCCTCGATCAGGTGCGCCGTGGGCAGGCGCCACCTGTCCTGATCTCTAACCATGCGGACCGGTTTATCGGCACGGAAACCGGCTATGGCGATCATGCCCGGCCAGAGGACTATCTGGACGCCTTCAGGGCGTACGTGCGCGACAACCCCGACGCTGTGGCAGCCCTGACGACGGTGCTGACCCGACCGGCAGACCTGACCAGGAAAGACCTGCGCGAGCTGGAACTGATCCTGCGGAGCCGGGGCTTTACTCCAGCGAACCTCGACACGGCCTGGAAAGCCATGACCAACCAGGAAATGGCTGGCCGCCTGATCGGATACATCCGGCAGGCGGCCCTAGGGGAAGATCTCATGCCCTTCGAGCAGCGGGTGGATCGGGCGCTGAGTACACTTCTGGCATCCAGGGCCTGGACGAAGCCCCAGGAGAACTGGCTGCGGACCCTTGCCAAGCAGACCAAGGCGAACGGGCTGGTGGATGAGGCAGCGCTGGACGATCCAGACTTCATCTTCCGCCGGGAGATGGGCGGCAGCCGCCGGCTAGACAATCTTTTTGGGGGAGAGCTGCTGAAAACCCTTCAGCAATTTAATAAGGCAGTTTGGACGGCCTGA
- a CDS encoding YaaC family protein, whose amino-acid sequence MAIQRIKHNDRDLRISKSILDAHFSNRTVLTNSSWAFVSLWLKRNCKGTNAEFYWQQAKEFSDAAVGLPIDSAPLLQYYSYLNAAKALLSSKQVSFDQMHGVVLRKLPVNTNHISNIGVKIMLHGVLPALSTYLGETESNRFHSLKDIFFNIPYVHRTYCLTHRNQKDMYIPLNDCHYSYDDVARQVRFRANLSKDFIGQKYRKRLPASLEVAPDDATGSTIQSVAFVNASSHRLSPAELDSVSALNRSVRHDVDYIAGNQTLWYAKGVVQGPPRLNRTPLVLSLAAMHRISEICRYNPIQLNALMSGQKNWLINEFIQMSPAQFMDQISTEITGYQFLLPNVRTAT is encoded by the coding sequence ATGGCAATTCAGCGAATTAAGCACAATGACCGCGATCTAAGAATAAGTAAGAGTATTCTGGATGCGCACTTTTCAAACAGAACCGTTCTAACAAACAGCTCCTGGGCATTTGTATCCTTATGGCTTAAAAGAAATTGTAAAGGCACCAACGCTGAGTTTTATTGGCAACAAGCTAAAGAGTTTTCCGACGCTGCTGTCGGACTTCCAATCGATTCTGCCCCACTTCTTCAATATTACTCATATTTAAATGCTGCAAAGGCCTTACTGTCCTCAAAGCAAGTTTCATTTGATCAGATGCATGGAGTTGTCCTGCGAAAGCTGCCAGTAAACACAAATCATATATCCAATATAGGCGTGAAAATTATGCTTCATGGCGTACTGCCTGCTTTATCGACGTATTTGGGCGAAACAGAGTCAAACAGATTTCACAGTCTTAAAGATATATTCTTTAACATTCCTTACGTACATAGAACCTATTGTCTGACACATAGAAATCAAAAAGATATGTATATTCCGCTAAATGATTGCCATTATTCTTATGATGATGTAGCGAGACAAGTGCGATTCAGGGCTAATCTCTCTAAGGATTTTATAGGTCAGAAGTATAGGAAAAGATTGCCCGCCAGTCTTGAGGTGGCTCCCGACGATGCAACAGGATCAACTATACAGTCGGTTGCATTTGTAAATGCCTCAAGCCACAGGCTTTCTCCAGCAGAACTGGATTCAGTTTCTGCTTTGAATAGATCTGTTCGGCACGATGTCGATTATATAGCTGGTAATCAAACGCTTTGGTATGCCAAAGGTGTTGTACAAGGACCTCCCAGACTGAATAGGACTCCGTTGGTACTATCTCTTGCTGCTATGCATAGGATAAGCGAGATATGCAGATATAACCCAATACAATTAAATGCTCTGATGTCAGGCCAAAAGAACTGGCTTATAAACGAGTTTATTCAGATGTCTCCAGCACAATTCATGGACCAGATCTCTACTGAGATTACTGGCTACCAGTTTCTCCTTCCTAACGTGAGGACGGCTACATGA
- a CDS encoding PIN domain-containing protein, whose protein sequence is MKLRALLDANVLYPAVLRSYLIDLSLLGVYQAHWTDELQDEWIRNLQLNRSELDEARLRQTQGLMDRALPEARITGHEPLIRTLTLPDADDRHVLAAAIHGQVDVIVTQNLRDFPSAVLDASSLRAVSPDDFLGGFLPDQAAALVEALRAQQARYRAPPLTMADLLHRLAQQGVPTVANSLASLLKISRPAL, encoded by the coding sequence GTGAAGCTCCGCGCCCTGCTGGACGCCAATGTCCTCTATCCGGCGGTGCTCCGCAGCTACCTGATCGACCTGAGTCTTCTGGGTGTATATCAGGCCCACTGGACGGACGAACTGCAGGACGAGTGGATCCGCAATCTGCAGCTCAACCGTTCAGAGCTGGACGAGGCCAGACTGCGGCAGACCCAGGGGCTGATGGACCGCGCCCTCCCCGAAGCTCGGATTACCGGTCATGAGCCATTGATCCGCACGCTCACCCTCCCGGATGCCGATGACCGGCATGTGTTGGCGGCGGCGATTCATGGTCAGGTCGACGTGATCGTGACCCAGAATCTTCGGGACTTTCCATCAGCAGTGCTGGACGCGTCCAGCCTGCGCGCTGTTTCCCCGGATGACTTCCTGGGGGGCTTTCTGCCAGACCAGGCGGCCGCCCTGGTTGAGGCCCTCCGCGCGCAGCAGGCCAGGTACCGGGCACCTCCCCTGACCATGGCCGACCTGCTGCATCGTCTGGCGCAACAAGGGGTGCCTACCGTGGCCAATTCGCTCGCTTCGCTTCTCAAGATTTCTCGCCCTGCTCTTTAA
- a CDS encoding helix-turn-helix domain-containing protein — protein MTAPAFHLPTEAERLQARETLTRLEGAGVREVRLQDLPAGVAALLHSILGEVAKGHAVQVLPVHAELSTQEAADLLGVSRPHLVKLLEEGALPHHKVGTHRRVKLDDVLTYRHQRDQDRRQALQALADLDQELGLL, from the coding sequence ATGACGGCTCCTGCTTTTCATCTCCCGACTGAAGCCGAGCGCTTACAGGCCCGCGAAACCCTGACGCGTCTGGAAGGGGCTGGGGTCCGGGAAGTCCGGCTGCAGGACCTTCCAGCAGGCGTCGCGGCCCTGTTGCACAGCATCCTCGGGGAAGTGGCCAAAGGGCATGCCGTGCAGGTGCTGCCCGTGCATGCAGAACTGAGCACGCAGGAGGCCGCCGATCTGCTTGGCGTCTCCCGCCCGCACCTGGTCAAGCTCCTAGAGGAAGGCGCGCTGCCCCACCACAAGGTGGGCACGCACCGCCGGGTGAAGCTCGACGATGTCCTGACCTACCGACACCAGCGCGATCAGGACCGCCGGCAAGCGCTGCAGGCGCTGGCGGACCTCGATCAGGAACTGGGCCTCCTTTGA